In the genome of Propionispora hippei DSM 15287, the window GCTGCCCGATGACATAAAGGTATTGCCGGGGCATGGGCCGGCTACCACCATTGGATGGGAGCGCCGGATGAATTCCTTCATCCGTATGTGAAACCTATGTTGACCAAGACGCAAACAGGTTATTTAAAACTGGTGGCTGCGGCCGTTATTATCTATCTGTTAAATGAAGTGAGCGCTATTTATTTACCTATTCTGCTGGCCATGGTGATATCTTTTGTTTTAAATCCCGTGGTGGATTTTTTCGTAGCTGTTCCCATCTGGCCTTTTCACCGGCATTTGCCCCGGGGCGTGGCAACCCTTTTATCATTTGTTTGTGCAGCTATACTGGTGACGATCATTGCAGTCTTTTTATTTACCCCTTTTATTATTGAGTTTTATAAATTCCTGGCTGATTTACCGTCGCTGATCTTCAAGTTGAAGATGATTTCGATAGAGTTTGAAAAAAATACACATAATGTGGAAATACCCGATAATATTCACAATATTATCGATCAAGTTTTGAATGGGGCCACAGCATACACGATTGATCTGGCCAAACGGATGCTGAATACGGCTTTTTCTGTTGCGTCGGGAGCAGTTGAACTGGTTGTTGTACCTGTGTTGACCTATTATTTCCTTAAAGACTGGCGGTTTTTAAAAGGGGATCTCCTGGCGGTATTTCCCGGTGAAACCAGGCATAAAGCGAAAGTCATTATCGACGAAATGGCGGAGGTGGTAAGTCAATACATTCGCGGTCAGATTCTGGTAAGTATTGTGATCGGTCTTATGGTATTTGCCGGCATGTACCTTATGGGTGTCCAATATCCCATGGTGCTGGGGCTGCTGGCGATGCTTACGGAAACCATTCCGATTGTCGGTCCGATTGTTGGCTCTTTGCCGGCCATTTTACTGGCTTACGCAACGGCGCCGGCACTGGCGCTTAAGGTGATTATTTTTTACCTGATGATCCATCAGCTTGAAAATCATGTGGTTGTACCCAAGATTATGGGACATTCGATTGCACTTCATCCTGTTATCATTATTATCAGTCTGCTGGTGGGGGGGAAATTATTTGGCATTGCAGGGATGATCCTGGCAGTGCCGGTAGCGGCGCTCTTGAGAGTACTTGTTAGACATTTATGGCATAGAGAAAGATAGGTGAAATGAAAAATGAGTATTACTATGGCCCAATTAAAAGAGATGTTTCGGGAAAGGCAGTATAAATTGACTTCACAGCGTCAAATTGTGTTGCAGGCTTTTCTTGATCATCAGGGAGAACACTTAAGCGCGGAGGATGTGCATAACATTTTGCGGGATCAGTCCTCGGAAATCGGCTTGGCTACCGTATACCGGACGTTGGAATTGCTAAGTGATTTATCGGTTTTGCAAAAGATGGACTTTGG includes:
- a CDS encoding AI-2E family transporter; translated protein: MLTKTQTGYLKLVAAAVIIYLLNEVSAIYLPILLAMVISFVLNPVVDFFVAVPIWPFHRHLPRGVATLLSFVCAAILVTIIAVFLFTPFIIEFYKFLADLPSLIFKLKMISIEFEKNTHNVEIPDNIHNIIDQVLNGATAYTIDLAKRMLNTAFSVASGAVELVVVPVLTYYFLKDWRFLKGDLLAVFPGETRHKAKVIIDEMAEVVSQYIRGQILVSIVIGLMVFAGMYLMGVQYPMVLGLLAMLTETIPIVGPIVGSLPAILLAYATAPALALKVIIFYLMIHQLENHVVVPKIMGHSIALHPVIIIISLLVGGKLFGIAGMILAVPVAALLRVLVRHLWHRER
- a CDS encoding Fur family transcriptional regulator; translation: MSITMAQLKEMFRERQYKLTSQRQIVLQAFLDHQGEHLSAEDVHNILRDQSSEIGLATVYRTLELLSDLSVLQKMDFGDGRSRYEINEDSTSHHHHHLICLSCGKVREFEDDLLDALESAVARKSNFAVVDHQLKFYGYCQECQKKSET